From a region of the Lactuca sativa cultivar Salinas chromosome 4, Lsat_Salinas_v11, whole genome shotgun sequence genome:
- the LOC111910721 gene encoding uncharacterized protein LOC111910721 encodes MGFSPKPTSRKDFRSITLPCRSHPSTYRIEKVLNKVKTWESTSSLSNPSAEIICSGVFQLTELYECLDDLVKTCPSKTSLDSSNQNMRWTDELLDVSVIFLDIFSNISDLMLQTKQHVRDLGCDLRRNGGPSIDSIIDNNTAFRKKLRKDIKTSVASLNQLDDMIGHSPLVDFENNHLISVIRVFREVKAFTVVIVQLLLKFLAIPLSKTRSRCRWTSVSRYISKSKVVPEEKADTNINELQHLDAALFRYRTSNKLEFIQTVRKRLEEFEATVDGINSQLESMSRHLITTRTSLLNFISFY; translated from the coding sequence ATGGGGTTTTCTCCAAAACCAACATCCAGGAAAGATTTCCGATCCATTACTTTACCATGCAGATCACATCCAAGCACCTACAGAATCGAAAAAGTGCTGAATAAAGTCAAAACATGGGAGTCCACATCATCGTTATCGAATCCATCGGCAGAAATCATTTGCAGCGGCGTGTTTCAACTGACGGAATTGTATGAATGTTTGGATGACCTTGTCAAAACATGTCCTTCCAAAACTTCGTTAGATTCTAGCAATCAGAACATGAGATGGACGGATGAGTTACTTGATGTATCTGTTATTTTCTTGGATATTTTCAGCAATATATCTGATCTCATGTTGCAGACAAAACAACATGTGAGGGATCTTGGGTGTGATCTAAGGAGAAATGGTGGTCCCAGCATCGACAGCATCATTGATAATAACACTGCTTTCAGAAAGAAACTGAGAAAAGACATTAAAACGTCTGTGGCTAGTCTGAATCAATTGGATGACATGATTGGCCACTCTCCCTTGGTAGATTTTGAAAACAACCATCTGATATCGGTGATCCGAGTGTTCAGAGAAGTTAAAGCGTTCACGGTTGTTATTGTGCAATTGTTGTTGAAATTCTTGGCTATTCCACTTTCGAAGACAAGATCGAGATGCAGATGGACATCCGTCTCAAGATATATATCCAAAAGTAAAGTGGTTCCAGAAGAAAAAGCAGATACTAATATAAATGAGTTGCAACACCTTGATGCTGCACTTTTCAGATACAGAACAAGTAACAAACTGGAATTCATCCAAACCGTACGAAAGAGACTAGAGGAATTTGAGGCTACTGTCGACGGCATCAACTCTCAGTTGGAATCAATGTCGAGGCACCTGATTACAACCAGAACCTCACTTCTTAACTTCATCTCTTTCTACTAG